A stretch of Cynocephalus volans isolate mCynVol1 chromosome 9, mCynVol1.pri, whole genome shotgun sequence DNA encodes these proteins:
- the LOC134385873 gene encoding tripartite motif-containing protein 75-like, giving the protein MAVAAALSGLQAEAKCPICLDYLRDPVTIECGHNFCCSCIKQSWENLEDRFPCPVCRHQCQEGTFRSNTQLGRMIDIARLLHITQSKKKRKEDLSLCEKHNQVLTLFCEEDLEVLCPLCTQPPDHQGHHVRPVEEAASHHRMKLNGYIEPLKKQVADVQKLISIQSTKPLDLREEVENHRRELSSEFEHLNQFLEREQQAVLSRLAEEEKDIQQKLSENITAFSNYVSTLSSLLSKVMELSMQSEVELLSHIKTFYNSDNGISPSVFSIHLRRESCSFPPQYSALQRIIKKFKVDIILDPETAHPNLVVSEDKKCVRFTKRKQNVPDFPKRFTVNPGVLGFPYFHSGRHFWEVEVGDKSEWAIGVCKDSLPAKVRRPPSAQQGCWRLQLQDDGYDAPGAVPNPPLLEVKARGVGIFLDCELGEISFYDMTDKSLICTFSLTVTGLLRPYFHIGPNSQPLRICTGTDCE; this is encoded by the coding sequence ATGGCGGTGGCAGCAGCCCTGTCAGGACTCCAGGCAGAAGCCAAGTGCCCCATCTGTCTCGATTACCTAAGAGACCCTGTCACCATCGAATGTGGGCACAACTTCTGTTGCTCCTGCATCAAACAGTCCTGGGAAAATCTAGAGGACAGATTCCCTTGCCCTGTCTGTCGTCACCAATGCCAAGAGGGGACCTTCAGGAGCAACACCCAGCTGGGAAGGATGATTGACATTGCCAGGCTACTCCACATCAcccagagcaagaagaagaggaaggaagatttGTCCTTGTGCGAGAAGCACAACCAGGTCCTGACCCTTTTCTGTGAGGAGGACCTAGAGGTGTTGTGTCCCCTGTGCACTCAGCCCCCTGACCACCAGGGCCACCACGTGAGACCCGTAGAGGAGGCCGCCTCTCATCACAGGATGAAGCTCAATGGCTACATCGAGCCTCTGAAGAAGCAAGTGGCGGACGTTCAAAAATTAATAAGTATTCAAAGCACCAAACCCTTGGACCTGAGAGAGGAGGTGGAAAACCATAGGCGGGAATTGTCCTCTGAATTTGAGCACCTGAACCAGTTTCTAGAACGTGAGCAACAGGCTGTTCTCTCGAGGTTAgctgaggaagagaaggacatTCAACAGAAACTCAGTGAAAACATAACAGCATTTTCAAACTACGTTTCTACACTCAGTAGTCTGTTAAGTAAGGTAATGGAGCTCAGCATGCAGTCTGAAGTGGAATTGCTATCACACATTAAAACTTTCTACAACTCTGACAATGGGATTAGCCCATCAGTCTTTTCAATTCATTTAAGGAGAGAAAGCTGCAGTTTTCCTCCCCAGTATTCTGCTCTGCAgagaattataaagaaatttaaagtagATATAATTCTAGACCCTGAAACAGCACACCCTAACCTGGTTGTCTCTGAGGATAAAAAATGTGTGagatttacaaagagaaaacaaaacgtTCCTGATTTTCCTAAAAGATTTACAGTCAATCCAGGTGTCCTCGGTTTTCCATATTTTCATTCCGGCAGGCATTTCTGGGAAGTAGAGGTGGGAGACAAGTCTGAGTGGGCTATTGGCGTTTGCAAAGATTCTCTTCCTGCAAAGGTGAGGAGACCACCATCAGCCCAGCAGGGATGCTGGAGGCTTCAGCTGCAGGATGATGGCTATGATGCACCAGGAGCTGTTCCAAACCCTCCACTGTTGGAAGTGAAAGCCAGAGGCGTCGGCATTTTCCTGGACTGTGAGTTGGGTGAGATCTCATTCTATGACATGACTGATAAATCTCTCATCTGTACTTTCTCTCTCACCGTTACTGGACTTCTTCGGCCTTATTTCCATATCGGACCTAATTCACAACCTCTCCGAATCTGTACAGGAACCGACTGTGAATGA